A genomic stretch from Falco cherrug isolate bFalChe1 chromosome 3, bFalChe1.pri, whole genome shotgun sequence includes:
- the GALR1 gene encoding galanin receptor type 1, which produces MEVGEPAAAPLNRSRGGAEPPRGEFNLSALPEAEGKPLFGIGIENFITLIVFGLIFTLGVLGNSLVITVLARSKPGKRRSTTNIFILNLSIADLAYLLFCIPFQSTVYVLPTWVLGAFICKFIHYFFTVSMLVSIFTLSAMSVDRYVAIVHSRRSSALRVSRNALLGVGLIWALSFAMASPVAHHQRLFHREASNQTFCWEHWPNPRHKKVYVVCTFVFGYLLPLLLISFCYAKVLNHLHKKLKNMSKKSEASKKKTAQTVLVVVVVFGISWLPHHVIHLWAEFGVFPLTQASFLFRVTAHCLAYSNSSVNPIIYAFLSENFRKAYKQVFKCQTGNKSPLNDAKENKSRIDTPPSTNCTHV; this is translated from the exons ATGGAGGTGGGGGAGCCCGCGGCGGCGCCCCTCAACCGGTCCCGAGGTGGGGCAGAGCCGCCCCGCGGGGAGTTCAACCTCTCCGCGCTGCCGGAGGCGGAGGGGAAGCCCCTCTTCGGCATCGGCATCGAGAACTTCATCACCTTGATCGTCTTCGGTCTGATCTTcaccctgggggtgctgggcaaCTCGCTGGTGATCACGGTGCTGGCGAGGAGCAAGCCGGGCAAGCGCCGCAGCACCACCAACATCTTCATCCTCAACCTGAGCATCGCCGATCTGGCCTACCTGCTCTTCTGTATCCCCTTCCAGTCCACAGTCTACGTGCTCCCCACCTGGGTGCTGGGCGCCTTCATCTGCAAGTTCATCCATTACTTCTTCACTGTCTCCATGCTGGTGAGCATCTTCACGCTCTCGGCCATGTCTGTGGACCGCTATGTGGCCATCGTGCATTCCCGACGCTCCTCGGCCTTGCGCGTTTCCCGCAACGCGCTGCTGGGTGTGGGGCTCATCTGGGCGCTCTCCTTCGCCATGGCCTCGCCTGTGGCTCACCACCAGCGCCTCTTCCACCGCGAGGCCAGCAACCAGACCTTTTGCTGGGAGCACTGGCCCAACCCACGCCACAAGAAGGTCTATGTGGTTTGCACGTTCGTCTTTGGGTatctgctcccactgctgctcaTCTCCTTCTGCTATGCCAAG gTTCTTAATCATCTACACAAGAAATTGAAAAACATGTCAAAGAAGTCAGAAGCGTCCAAGAAAAAG ACAGCACAGACTGtgttggtggtggttgtggtttttGGCATCTCCTGGCTGCCGCATCACGTGATTCATCTCTGGGCTGAATTTGGAGTTTTCCCACTGACTCAAGcctccttcctcttcagagTAACTGCACACTGCCTGGCGTACAGCAATTCTTCTGTGAACCCGATTATATACGCGTTTCTCTCTGAAAATTTTAGGAAGGCCTACAAACAAGTCTTCAAATGCCAGACGGGTAACAAGTCACCTCTGAATGAcgctaaggaaaacaaaagtcgGATAGATACACCACCGTCTACCAACTGTACACACGTGTGA